Proteins encoded within one genomic window of Equus przewalskii isolate Varuska chromosome 3, EquPr2, whole genome shotgun sequence:
- the C3H4orf54 gene encoding uncharacterized protein C4orf54 homolog isoform X2: protein MLSFHFWEARGRPTDAAPPVADGVQTPSCRRCQANNWTEQRSHRKLATVSARAAAPQAQTTSATQSRSLPTSLSLAPAPPEGLKNWEVVAAAAVVPIALGPVQARGTLLRATLQPLQGQGGTQDSRRAHHCLFLSLKPRRGLRMEAATPELKPQARLREVGDRVSGAQDSQELKQQLRRLPKPPTSSQRERRHAEMCASAGVLSESPRTMSLSLECRPRDQRAPRSPEEKAQDEPSGQECEAPASRKIPASSELSRSQLSHTEEGSNVSSYSSSSSPVDKAEEGGLFKMDDTTTPTGALATSSSSLGFESDSGESAVSCQPSGGGGGGGRGGGGGGGGGDAAECRDIIAKSQGSRDPPKNEEAHYITTHEIQLSEVEQDMDFDVGLASRLDFEDNNVIYSFVDYASFGGSDETPGDVTTATEEDDDNSCYLSTTPSTTATRTPSPTSSDAARPRVGSSGRNTSSTEVGSGPSDSDPTPPPPGPGTATPREPLSEPPDAASGAAAAASSCASAASQILLSIKPTSRAINEPSNVRAKQNIIPAAKHEGDMSLRVSTAAERNSSSLKQDPAAAVAQDHAKKFIAVPARLQTRCGAIRAKELADHSSGASSAVSELDDADKEVRTLTARAFRSLAYPYFEALSISSRESSALSEVGFGRWSTFLDLKCGGVGARVEQSLLRSSAASAAAGLRKGGGARTAADQLYVQSKKSQTKALEFVVSKVEGEIKHVETPLCFQKQVQTGSRVVTLLEPLNLRSESKASSAVGPCRAPKVSSKGPGSVYTDDGSETSESSKPAARADGPQKKSKFASSLLKNVISKKMQREHEFKMERGEVTDTSQHHLSSTPKETEGPAGGEKPRERGLQRQSSRHSEAGSEYTVLSVSDAGGEGSVAGSKSPTFKASAPRESSTGSGRNLADAHTEVCEIKKSASETVKGIFLRSQNSAFRSWKEKEAEKREEKAPIGKLKLPKGGDWRADLGEISASKSTIMSRLFVPNIQQTPKDKQPGKQATKYPAAQATSTAVIRPKAPEIKIRLGSVQQPSSDFNIAKLLTPKLASGSASNLFKTIEDNSRTQQKLFRGDNLEKVPQFQVRDVRDKSKAQGPLHQVRDVRKLIKGSGDSSDKGSVTPEQGLTGPKARPQAAAAGGSGSLSPMVITCQAVVNQREDGAARELREHLGKGGSSRVLDSSSPEGTVLVHRASGRLPVATIAPNKPEQGSYLPVLKIVSKASAQKTPEKAKDEEGKEEGKGPKPSRNALEKLTAAVRSMEELYSFNRNEWKRKSDPLPMMIDSHVLSLIASEEREGAGGAEGDPNKMARRLGEGEERGAGNKGGVVLRGAPLERLQRRNSNPSSESVSARAAAFENLARERPRSLYIPPAPKEVERTPPLQPLPPLPSNRNVFTVSASSTQKTGGVAGKFPQGPSPESPSAAKGLKSQGLRSLKISPATRAPLDEVTNSKNGSNLEKSNSDCENYLTIPLKGSSAAGELPGRPGAGREGPPVSSAATLCSLPPLSARSQVPSSPKGSQVSGTSRPAWRTKPDNLRETVAAPAGPQSPEHPPPTIYHQQLLPFTLQGAQPQVLCFSPPGMPAPAPAGPAPVPTDPFQQPQPQQTQRKMLLDVTTGQYYLVDTPVQPMTRRLFDPETGQYVDVPMTTQQQAVAPLSLPVPPLALSPGAYGPTYMIYPGFLPTVLPTNALQPTPIAHTPGGGELSPMAAEPPSKEAAATFTEVPYFMASGQAPASSSSSAPAATSQLVGAKGFAQLHGKPVISITSQPLGPRIIAPPSFDGTTMSFVVEHR, encoded by the coding sequence atgctttcctttcatttctgggAGGCTCGGGGTCGACCTACAGATGCTGCTCCTCCCGTGGCCGATGGCGTTCAGACTCCTAGCTGCCGACGGTGCCAGGCAAACAACTGGACAGAACAGCGCAGCCACAGGAAGCTGGCCACAGTCTCGGCCAGAGCAGCAGCCCCCCAGGCACAGACCACCTCTGCCACCCAGTCCAGGagccttcccacctccctcagcCTTGCCCCGGCCCCGCCAGAGGGGCTGAAGAACTGGGAGGTGGTGGCAGCAGCGGCAGTAGTGCCTATAGCCTTGGGGCCAGTCCAGGCACGTGGGACCCTGCTTCGGGCAACTCTGCAGCCTCTCCAGGGCCAGGGAGGGACCCAGGACAGCCGCAGAGCTCACCACTGTCTCTTCCTATCGCTGAAACCTAGGCGAGGTCTCAGAATGGAAGCCGCCACTCCTGAGCTGAAACCGCAGGCCAGACTGCGGGAGGTGGGGGACAGGGTGAGCGGAGCTCAAGACAGTCAGGAGCTGAAGCAGCAGCTGCGGCGGCTGCCCAAGCCACCAACCTCCTCCCAGCGAGAAAGGAGACATGCGGAGATGTGCGCTTCAGCTGGAGTCCTGAGTGAGAGTCCCCGGACCATGAGCCTTTCTCTGGAGTGCCGGCCCAGGGATCAGAGGGCCCCTAGGAGTCCCGAGGAGAAAGCACAAGATGAACCCAGTGGTCAAGAGTGCGAGGCTCCAGCCTCCCGGAAGATTCCTGCTTCCTCAGAACTCTCCAGATCCCAGCTCTCCCACACTGAGGAGGGCAGCAACGTCTCTTCttactcctcctcttcttcccccgTGGACAAAGCAGAAGAAGGTGGCCTCTTCAAGATGGATGATACCACCACACCAACAGGGGCTCTGGCCACCTCGTCTTCATCTTTAGGCTTTGAGAGTGACAGTGGTGAGAGCGCTGTGAGCTGCCAGCCcagcggaggaggaggagggggaggaagaggaggagggggaggtgggggagggggagatgcaGCCGAGTGCAGGGACATTATTGCCAAGTCTCAGGGCAGCAGAGACCCCCCGAAAAATGAGGAGGCGCACTACATCACCACCCACGAGATCCAGCTGAGTGAGGTGGAGCAGGACATGGATTTCGACGTGGGACTGGCCTCTCGCTTGGATTTCGAGGACAACAACGTCATCTACTCATTCGTGGACTATGCTTCCTTTGGTGGCAGCGACGAGACCCCGGGGGACGTCACCACCGCGACCGAAGAGGACGACGACAACAGCTGCTACCTCAGCACCACTCCTAGCACCACCGCCACCCGGACACCCAGCCCCACCAGCAGTGACGCCGCCCGCCCCAGAGTAGGCAGCAGTGGTCGCAACACCAGCAGCACGGAAGTGGGCAGCGGTCCCTCCGACAGTGACCCCACTCCCCCGCCCCCCGGGCCTGGCACTGCCACCCCGCGGGAGCCCTTGTCCGAGCCCCCGGACGCAGCTTCAGGGGCAGCCGCCGCCGCAAGCAGCTGTGCGAGCGCGGCCAGCCAGATCCTCCTATCAATCAAGCCGACTTCCCGGGCTATAAATGAGCCTAGCAACGTGCGTGCAAAGCAAAACATTATTCCTGCTGCCAAGCATGAAGGCGACATGAGCCTCCGCGTCTCCACAGCTGCTGAACGCAATTCAAGTTCGCTGAAGCAAGACCCGGCTGCAGCCGTGGCTCAGGACCATGCGAAGAAGTTCATCGCCGTCCCTGCCCGTCTGCAGACCCGGTGCGGAGCCATCCGCGCCAAGGAGCTGGCGGACCACTCCAGCGGGGCCTCCAGCGCCGTGAGCGAGCTGGACGACGCCGACAAGGAGGTGCGCACCCTCACCGCCCGGGCCTTCCGGAGCCTCGCCTACCCCTACTTCGAGGCTCTGAGCATCAGCTCCCGGGAGTCCTCCGCGCTCTCCGAAGTCGGCTTCGGGCGTTGGTCGACCTTCCTGGACTTAAAATGTGGCGGGGTTGGAGCCCGGGTGGAACAGAGCCTCCTCAGGAGCAGTGCGGCCTCGGCGGCCGCAGGCctgaggaagggaggtggggccAGGACAGCCGCAGACCAGCTCTACGTCCAGTCCAAGAAGTCCCAGACCAAGGCCCTGGAGTTCGTCGTCAGCAAAGTGGAGGGGGAGATCAAACACGTGGAGACGCCGCTGTGTTTCCAGAAGCAGGTCCAGACGGGCTCCCGCGTGGTCACCCTTCTCGAGCCTCTGAATTTACGCAGTGAGAGCAAAGCCAGCTCAGCCGTGGGGCCCTGCAGGGCCCCCAAAGTCTCCAGCAAGGGCCCCGGATCGGTGTACACAGACGATGGCTCCGAGACGTCAGAGAGCAGCAAGCCTGCCGCCCGCGCTGACGGCCCCCAGAAGAAGTCCAAGTTTGCTTCCAGTCTGCTCAAAAATGTCATCTCCAAGAAAATGCAGCGGGAACACGAGTTCAAAATGGAGAGGGGAGAAGTCACCGACACCTCCCAACATCACCTCTCCAGCACCCCCAAGGAGACAGAGGGCCCGGCTGGGGGGGAGAAGCCGCGGGAGAGGGGCCTGCAGAGGCAGAGTTCCCGCCACTCGGAGGCCGGCTCTGAGTACACGGTGCTCAGCGTGTCAGATGCAGGGGGCGAAGGGTCCGTGGCCGGCTCCAAATCCCCAACTTTCAAAGCCAGTGCACCTCGGGAGAGCAGTACAGGCTCCGGCAGAAATCTCGCTGATGCACACACAGAAGTGTGTGAAATTAAAAAGAGTGCATCCGAGACTGTCAAGGGCATCTTCCTCCGTAGTCAGAACAGCGCATTCCGGtcatggaaggagaaagaggcagagaagagggaggaaaaagccCCCATCGGGAAGCTAAAACTCCCCAAAGGGGGCGACTGGAGGGCCGATCTCGGGGAGATCTCTGCCAGCAAGTCCACCATCATGTCTCGCCTCTTTGTCCCCAACATCCAGCAGACCCCCAAGGACAAGCAGCCAGGGAAGCAGGCCACCAAGTACCCTGCTGCCCAGGCCACCTCCACGGCGGTGATCAGGCCCAAGGCTCCGGAAATCAAGATCCGGCTAGGGAGCGTGCAGCAGCCAAGCTCCGACTTCAACATTGCCAAGTTGCTCACTCCCAAACTGGCCAGCGGCAGCGCCTCTAACCTCTTCAAGACCATTGAGGACAACAGCAGAACGCAGCAGAAACTCTTCCGGGGGGACAACCTGGAAAAAGTGCCCCAGTTCCAGGTGCGAGATGTCAGAGACAAGTCCAAGGCCCAAGGCCCCCTCCACCAGGTGAGAGACGTCAGGAAACTAATCAAAGGGTCAGGGGACAGCAGTGACAAGGGCAGTGTGACCCCAGAGCAGGGGCTGACTGGGCCCAAAGCCAGGCCGCAGGCTGCTGCAGCGGGCGGGTCGGGATCCCTGTCCCCCATGGTGATTACCTGCCAGGCTGTGGTGAACCAGAGGGAAGACGGCGCAGCCCGCGAGCTGAGGGAGCACCTGGGCAAAGGTGGAAGCAGCAGGGTCTTGGATTCCTCCTCCCCTGAAGGGACAGTCTTGGTTCACAGGGCATCTGGCAGGCTGCCCGTGGCCACCATCGCCCCCAATAAGCCTGAGCAGGGCTCTTACCTGCCTGTGCTCAAAATCGTCTCCAAGGCATCTGCTCAGAAGACCCCAGAGAAGGCCAAGGATgaggagggcaaggaggaagggaagggcccGAAGCCATCCCGGAACGCCCTGGAGAAGCTGACCGCCGCCGTGAGGTCCATGGAGGAGCTGTACAGCTTCAACAGGAACGAGTGGAAGCGCAAAAGTGACCCCCTGCCCATGATGATCGACAGCCACGTCCTGTCGCTCATTGCcagtgaggagagggaaggagccGGGGGTGCCGAGGGGGACCCCAACAAGATGGCCAGACGTCTGGGTGAGGGGGAAGAGCGGGGTGCCGGAAACAAAGGCGGAGTGGTCCTGCGAGGGGCTCCCCTGGAGCGTCTGCAGCGCAGAAACTCCAATCCGAGCTCTGAGAGCGTGTCGGCCCGGGCGGCGGCCTTCGAGAACCTGGCCAGGGAGAGGCCCCGGTCGCTGTACATTCCGCCCGCGCCCAAGGAGGTGGAGAGAaccccacccctgcagcccctccccccactccccagcaACCGGAACGTGTTCACAGTGAGCGCCAGCAGCACCCAGAAAACTGGGGGTGTCGCCGGAAAGTTCCCCCAAGGACCTTCTCCAGAGAGTCCTTCAGCCGCAAAGGGCCTCAAATCGCAGGGACTCCGGTCCCTCAAGATCTCTCCGGCCACCCGGGCACCTCTCGATGAGGTGACCAACAGCAAAAATGGCAGCAATTTGGAAAAGAGCAACAGTGATTGTGAGAATTACCTGACCATCCCCCTAAAAGGAAGCTCTGCCGCTGGGGAGCTTCCAggcaggccaggggctgggagggaggggcccccAGTCTCCTCGGCGGCCACTCTCTGCAGCTTGCCCCCGCTGAGTGCCCGAAGTCAGGTCCCCAGTAGCCCCAAAGGCTCTCAGGTCAGTGGAACCAGCCGGCCAGCTTGGCGTACCAAACCCGACAACCTCCGGGAGACGGTAGCTGCCCCCGCGGGGCCACAGAGCCCCGAGCACCCCCCTCCCACCATCTACCACCAGCAGCTGCTGCCCTTCACCCTGCAGGGGGCCCAGCCCCAGGTGCTCTGCTTCTCCCCACCTGGCATGCCTGCCCCCGCACCTGCAGGCCCGGCTCCGGTCCCCACAGACCCCTTCCAGCAACCCCAGCCTCAGCAGACCCAGCGTAAGATGCTCCTGGATGTGACAACTGGCCAGTACTATCTTGTGGACACACCGGTACAGCCTATGACCCGGAGACTCTTTGACCCCGAGACAGGGCAGTATGTGGACGTGCCCATGACCACCCAACAGCAGGCTGTGGCTCCCCTGTCCCTCCCTGTGCCTCCCTTGGCCCTGAGTCCCGGTGCCTATGGACCCACTTACATGATCTACCCTGGGTTTCTGCCCACGGTGCTACCCACCAACGCCCTGCAGCCCACACCAATTGCTCACACTCCAGGAGGCGGTGAGCTCTCTCCCATGGCGGCAGAGCCCCCCAGCAAAGAGGCAGCTGCGACATTCACCGAGGTCCCATACTTCATGGCCTCTGGTCAGGCTcccgcctcctcttcctcctctgccccagcagCCACATCCCAGCTGGTGGGGGCCAAGGGCTTCGCCCAGCTGCACGGCAAGCCTGTCATCAGCATCACTTCGCAGCCCTTGGGGCCACGGATCATTGCGCCCCCTTCCTTTGACGGCACCACCATGAGCTTTGTGGTGGAACACCGATGA